In Oceaniferula marina, the following proteins share a genomic window:
- a CDS encoding Ig-like domain-containing protein, producing MKLNTLFSASTILLGLVTAATAAPIIWQAAQHATGKSDLIEGSIILSASGGSGASITGGGSSGTSTYAFTKANYADLTFTPVVTSNDATASSTTNSTGDTNFDQIIDSFSYTTSGTAAGAQTISGLTPGQRYRLQIFFNDQRSATSSRVMSYGDGESSPNTVNLTAGAGNWGQYAIGTFTADGNSQQLTHKANGFANLHYTALLVVEDESVPLATLSTTTTSVSAPFTVTLTFSEAITGLAENDFSVSNGSIQPGSLSGSGTDWSMLVTPTSNGDVTIQLPANSVTDTDGENNQNPASDILSITYVAPGSEQPTPTLSTAGNSVTSAFTVNLTFNEAVTGLELSDFDVQNASLSNLSGNGSNYTLLVTPEEAGDVTLTLPAKRVTDTDGDKLTNTHSNTLVVNYAPPVPVAIYGPLTSPTPEFEVHLSFPEAVTGLDANDFIVQNGKITQLNSGGKRNFAKRFFCATVQANAPGAVQISLPAGVVASISQAARGNAASNTFTTNCSADFGETWTIDTQEEWSASQHSASNLTLANGMLEPTADNASFSSTVKSFTRKQKALTISFGQSPVWDNWTGVPNVGASGAGDATILLPLSDKDYYHLGRGSTGGYHAWHSTDMVNWTHHGPITAPVHRWVTSAEYKDGKFYIYVDHPNDHTPHLYIDDNLKDGIIGTFMGMAFNDPTHGSDCSVFRDNADGLFHIIHEDWTPIKASTHSWDSPLAGHTSSEDGFTGFQPAEHLPPIDHRTTPTGEIGTYTHPHVAGSHISNPCEYEIHSPGQDAFGDWTSIKVGSQYYLFADYDVHGAGIKCARFTSSSIYKEFTLAGSLGGGHPDPTVGFAEGQFYLITQQSTDYISPGPWVDGVEARAGVDTDGDGTVDQWTTWQNVQESYDHTPGYARVVSTTPAQIDLSALPEGFGFQFEFRIDNTVVSGVSPIIDKVSMQFKPSRFQQWANDEETTAIPAADHNNNGLANVIEFALGITQLPDLHPDADGKLALTVTEAGLQDGYSLDLEYSADMQTWHRATANSSPIKQVSATTQTNGDLTLSFQFVETVSHHLFWRLRVH from the coding sequence ATGAAACTCAACACCCTTTTCTCGGCTTCCACCATCCTGCTCGGACTAGTGACAGCGGCCACCGCAGCCCCGATCATCTGGCAGGCCGCTCAACATGCCACAGGTAAAAGCGACCTCATTGAAGGGAGCATCATCCTTTCCGCCAGCGGAGGCAGCGGAGCAAGCATCACTGGCGGAGGCAGCAGCGGCACCTCCACTTACGCCTTCACCAAGGCAAACTATGCGGATCTTACATTTACCCCGGTAGTCACCAGCAACGATGCCACCGCTTCCAGCACCACCAATAGCACCGGTGATACCAACTTTGACCAGATCATTGACAGCTTTTCCTACACCACCTCGGGAACAGCCGCTGGCGCCCAAACCATCAGCGGCCTGACCCCCGGACAACGCTACCGCCTCCAAATTTTCTTCAACGATCAACGCTCTGCCACCAGCTCACGTGTGATGAGCTATGGTGACGGCGAATCCAGCCCGAACACGGTCAACTTGACTGCGGGTGCTGGAAATTGGGGGCAATACGCGATCGGCACGTTCACTGCTGACGGCAACAGCCAACAGCTAACACACAAAGCAAACGGGTTTGCCAACCTTCACTACACCGCTCTGCTGGTAGTGGAGGATGAATCCGTCCCCTTGGCCACACTTAGCACCACAACCACCAGCGTATCCGCCCCCTTCACCGTCACCCTCACCTTTTCGGAGGCCATCACCGGTCTGGCCGAAAACGACTTCTCAGTGAGCAACGGATCGATCCAGCCCGGTAGCCTCAGCGGATCTGGCACAGACTGGTCCATGCTTGTGACACCCACGTCCAATGGTGACGTGACCATTCAACTTCCTGCAAACTCAGTGACCGATACCGATGGTGAAAACAACCAGAACCCGGCATCCGATATCTTGAGCATCACGTATGTCGCTCCCGGTAGCGAACAACCGACCCCCACGCTCTCCACAGCTGGCAATTCAGTTACCTCAGCCTTCACGGTGAACCTCACCTTCAATGAAGCCGTAACAGGGCTCGAACTTTCAGACTTCGATGTTCAGAACGCTTCTCTCTCCAATCTATCGGGAAACGGCAGCAACTACACTCTGCTCGTCACCCCTGAAGAAGCCGGTGATGTCACCTTGACTCTGCCTGCAAAACGCGTCACCGACACCGACGGCGACAAGCTAACAAACACCCACTCCAACACCCTGGTCGTCAACTACGCGCCCCCTGTCCCGGTTGCGATCTATGGACCGCTTACCTCTCCTACTCCGGAATTTGAAGTGCATCTGAGCTTCCCGGAAGCCGTCACCGGCTTGGATGCCAATGATTTCATTGTTCAAAACGGCAAGATCACCCAACTCAATTCCGGCGGCAAACGCAACTTCGCCAAGCGCTTTTTCTGTGCAACGGTCCAAGCGAACGCACCCGGAGCCGTTCAAATTTCCCTGCCAGCCGGAGTGGTAGCCAGCATCAGCCAAGCCGCCAGGGGAAATGCCGCATCCAACACCTTCACCACCAACTGCAGCGCCGATTTTGGTGAAACCTGGACGATTGACACCCAAGAGGAATGGTCCGCGAGCCAGCACAGCGCATCCAACCTGACTCTGGCGAACGGCATGCTCGAACCCACAGCCGATAACGCCTCGTTCAGCAGCACCGTCAAATCTTTCACCCGCAAACAGAAAGCCCTCACCATCAGCTTCGGGCAATCCCCCGTCTGGGACAATTGGACCGGCGTTCCCAATGTCGGAGCCTCAGGTGCCGGAGACGCCACCATCTTACTTCCACTGAGTGACAAGGATTACTACCACCTCGGGCGAGGCAGCACCGGTGGCTACCACGCTTGGCACAGCACCGACATGGTCAATTGGACCCACCACGGTCCGATCACCGCCCCTGTCCACCGCTGGGTTACCTCCGCCGAATACAAAGACGGCAAGTTTTACATCTACGTGGACCACCCGAACGACCACACCCCTCACCTCTACATCGATGACAACCTGAAAGACGGCATCATTGGCACCTTCATGGGCATGGCATTTAATGATCCCACCCACGGTTCCGACTGCAGTGTCTTCCGGGACAATGCCGACGGCCTGTTCCACATCATCCACGAAGACTGGACCCCGATCAAGGCATCCACCCACTCCTGGGACTCACCTCTGGCGGGGCACACCAGCAGTGAAGACGGCTTCACCGGCTTCCAGCCCGCCGAGCACCTGCCACCCATCGACCATCGAACTACCCCCACCGGCGAAATTGGCACCTACACCCACCCCCATGTTGCAGGCTCCCACATCAGTAACCCCTGCGAATACGAGATTCATAGCCCGGGACAAGATGCCTTCGGCGACTGGACCTCCATCAAGGTGGGTTCCCAGTATTACTTGTTCGCCGACTACGACGTCCATGGGGCCGGCATCAAATGCGCCCGCTTTACCAGCAGTTCAATCTACAAAGAGTTCACACTCGCCGGATCACTCGGAGGAGGACACCCCGACCCGACCGTCGGGTTTGCCGAAGGACAATTTTACCTCATCACCCAGCAATCGACCGATTACATCAGCCCCGGCCCTTGGGTCGACGGAGTCGAGGCCCGCGCCGGAGTAGACACCGATGGCGACGGAACCGTGGATCAGTGGACCACCTGGCAAAACGTTCAGGAATCCTACGATCACACCCCCGGCTACGCACGCGTGGTCAGCACCACCCCGGCCCAAATCGATCTCTCGGCCCTTCCCGAAGGCTTTGGGTTCCAATTTGAATTCCGGATCGATAACACCGTGGTCAGCGGCGTCTCCCCCATCATCGATAAAGTCAGCATGCAATTCAAACCCAGCCGCTTCCAACAATGGGCGAACGATGAGGAAACTACCGCCATTCCCGCTGCCGACCACAACAACAATGGTCTGGCCAATGTCATCGAATTTGCCCTCGGCATCACCCAACTCCCCGATCTCCACCCCGATGCCGATGGTAAGCTCGCCCTTACGGTCACCGAAGCGGGGCTTCAAGACGGCTACAGCCTCGACCTTGAATACAGCGCAGACATGCAAACCTGGCACCGGGCAACCGCCAACAGCTCACCCATCAAACAGGTCAGCGCGACCACTCAAACCAACGGCGATCTCACCCTCTCGTTTCAGTTTGTAGAAACCGTCAGCCATCACCTGTTTTGGCGCTTAAGGGTCCACTAA
- a CDS encoding PEP-CTERM sorting domain-containing protein has product MKNLLIATSFGLLALSNETEAAVITWGSAQNTTATTDISTNGSLVFARAEGNSGGASATVNGVTFAGTNTLGGATGGMLSGATTGNPDFDLLLTNITSGGGAGLINYDLGDLAIGKTYEIQVFFTDQRTSFNNRVMQFASTDGTHTGATVNVAGDPNQDTSSPWGQYAIGTFTVDADGTPDLTLDPDGFGNSHLTAIQVRSIPEPSSAALIGLGGLSLILRRRK; this is encoded by the coding sequence ATGAAAAATCTACTCATCGCAACATCTTTCGGCTTACTCGCCTTATCGAATGAAACTGAAGCCGCTGTGATCACATGGGGCTCTGCCCAGAATACCACCGCGACCACAGACATCAGCACCAACGGATCTCTGGTCTTTGCCCGTGCAGAGGGAAATAGCGGGGGAGCCTCCGCAACAGTCAATGGAGTAACCTTTGCAGGAACCAATACACTGGGGGGTGCAACCGGTGGGATGCTGAGTGGAGCGACCACAGGCAATCCTGATTTTGATTTGCTACTCACTAACATCACCAGTGGAGGTGGAGCCGGTCTCATCAACTATGACCTGGGAGATCTGGCTATAGGGAAAACCTATGAAATTCAGGTCTTTTTTACCGACCAACGAACGAGTTTCAACAACCGGGTGATGCAGTTTGCCAGCACCGACGGAACCCATACCGGAGCAACCGTCAATGTTGCGGGTGATCCCAACCAGGACACATCATCACCGTGGGGACAATATGCCATTGGGACCTTTACGGTTGATGCAGATGGCACTCCTGATCTCACATTGGATCCTGATGGGTTCGGTAACTCCCACCTTACAGCCATCCAAGTTCGCTCGATCCCCGAACCATCCAGCGCCGCGCTGATCGGCCTCGGGGGACTCAGCCTGATCCTGCGCCGCAGGAAGTAA
- a CDS encoding PEP-CTERM sorting domain-containing protein, whose product MIKHLTILTALAAGTTLAPAAVISWGTATAVDASATGGLQVSTAGTFVEAFNAGGGTTGTTTVNGVVFTNTDTDLLNNQWNGPGSPVIDDAWEAGGADAHYDALLSTAEYGGGGGFFTIDLGGGKLSDGQKYELQVWFVEDRSGLDGRVMHFSDASAANFADVNDQFVIGTFTADGTSQTLGLDAQGFGNAHISAYQLRAVPEASSAALIGLGGLSLILRRKR is encoded by the coding sequence ATGATCAAACACTTAACTATTTTAACAGCTCTTGCAGCCGGAACAACGCTAGCTCCTGCCGCCGTTATTTCTTGGGGAACAGCAACCGCTGTTGATGCCTCCGCTACAGGCGGTCTTCAAGTCAGCACCGCTGGCACGTTCGTGGAAGCCTTTAACGCAGGCGGCGGAACAACAGGGACCACTACAGTCAATGGTGTCGTCTTCACCAACACTGATACCGACCTTCTTAATAATCAGTGGAATGGTCCCGGAAGTCCGGTTATTGACGATGCATGGGAAGCGGGTGGCGCTGATGCTCATTACGACGCTCTTCTTTCAACCGCCGAATACGGTGGAGGTGGCGGATTTTTCACGATTGATCTTGGGGGAGGTAAGCTCTCGGACGGTCAGAAGTATGAGCTTCAAGTCTGGTTTGTAGAGGATCGTAGTGGTTTGGATGGTCGAGTGATGCATTTTAGCGACGCGAGTGCTGCGAACTTTGCAGATGTAAATGATCAATTTGTGATCGGCACCTTCACTGCCGATGGAACCAGCCAGACACTCGGTCTCGATGCCCAGGGCTTCGGCAATGCACACATCAGTGCTTATCAGCTTCGTGCGGTGCCTGAAGCATCCAGCGCCGCGCTGATCGGCCTCGGGGGACTCAGCCTGATTCTACGCCGCAAGAGGTAA
- a CDS encoding LamG domain-containing protein yields the protein MNTPTPESNLTEWIEQTMLDLKDGHGSVSQVQAFRELLASNPEARRIYLKNNQLDHLLTLSPASIQSETTHPKQNKQPKRFVWKQWHVLSGTAIGAGIAAAITLLLVAKAPQLPSEPEIAATHALLPMASLEASYNAEITGNAAIDDTNFDKGKLSLNKGIAEISFRNGAQIVLDGHCGFEILNEKHVILTQGKMWAHCPPEAHGFKVSTPGGKDIIDLGTEFGVQVNPAGETNVHVFDGLVEVASLNKPTQQVTRGTSMQWSVDAPPRSATFVGAETFTTAETLRQRRVDSYKRDMLERSDLLLYYDFNNLEQGKVPNLASGAMPNTHGEAPYAIAVTGRSKTSQALFFDKPKNSVSLHFERPPETLTYTTAAWIKASNLNSSLMAILNTDAWPVGATHFQVTRKGGLRSGIRGGKSFETSSGIIRKGQWHLVAVSRDLRDQSTTFYCDGKRIGSRLCAHNSPSSPSSQSQFGQCTIGSWSDPIYPNSQRTFKGFIDEVMIFDHALSEKKIQALYEAGKP from the coding sequence ATGAATACCCCCACCCCGGAATCCAACCTGACCGAATGGATCGAGCAAACCATGCTTGATCTCAAGGACGGTCACGGGTCCGTTTCCCAGGTTCAAGCATTCCGTGAACTTCTGGCAAGCAACCCGGAAGCCCGCCGGATCTACTTAAAAAACAACCAGCTCGACCACTTGCTCACACTGAGCCCCGCCTCCATCCAGTCAGAGACCACCCATCCAAAACAAAACAAACAGCCCAAGAGATTCGTATGGAAGCAATGGCATGTCCTGAGCGGCACAGCCATCGGCGCAGGTATCGCAGCCGCCATCACCTTGCTGCTGGTCGCCAAGGCACCGCAGCTACCATCGGAGCCCGAAATTGCGGCCACACACGCACTTCTGCCCATGGCCTCCCTGGAAGCCAGTTACAACGCTGAGATCACCGGGAATGCAGCGATTGATGATACCAACTTCGACAAAGGAAAACTCTCCCTCAACAAGGGCATCGCCGAAATCTCCTTCCGCAATGGAGCCCAAATCGTACTCGACGGCCACTGCGGGTTTGAAATTCTCAACGAGAAACACGTCATCCTCACTCAGGGGAAAATGTGGGCGCACTGCCCTCCAGAAGCACACGGTTTCAAAGTCTCCACCCCGGGAGGCAAGGACATCATCGACCTGGGCACGGAATTCGGCGTGCAGGTCAACCCTGCCGGTGAAACCAACGTGCACGTCTTTGACGGCCTGGTCGAAGTCGCGAGCTTGAACAAACCAACCCAGCAAGTGACCCGTGGAACGTCGATGCAGTGGAGCGTGGACGCCCCCCCCCGCTCTGCCACATTCGTAGGAGCCGAAACATTCACCACCGCCGAAACTCTGCGCCAGAGACGTGTCGACTCCTACAAACGTGATATGCTGGAACGCAGCGACCTCTTGCTTTACTACGATTTCAATAACCTAGAGCAAGGAAAGGTTCCGAACCTGGCCAGCGGTGCCATGCCCAACACGCATGGGGAAGCGCCATATGCGATAGCGGTCACCGGGAGAAGCAAAACTTCCCAAGCCTTGTTTTTTGACAAGCCCAAGAACTCAGTCAGCCTCCACTTTGAAAGACCCCCGGAAACGCTCACCTATACCACGGCGGCCTGGATCAAGGCCTCAAACCTCAACTCATCCCTCATGGCCATTCTCAATACCGATGCCTGGCCGGTGGGAGCGACGCACTTTCAGGTAACGCGTAAGGGAGGACTTCGGAGCGGTATCCGCGGCGGAAAATCCTTCGAAACTTCCTCCGGAATCATCCGCAAAGGTCAATGGCACTTGGTTGCCGTCAGCCGTGACCTCCGTGATCAAAGCACCACCTTCTATTGTGACGGCAAGCGCATCGGATCTCGCCTTTGTGCCCATAACTCTCCATCCTCACCTTCCTCCCAGTCACAATTCGGACAGTGTACCATTGGCAGTTGGAGTGATCCCATTTATCCCAACAGCCAACGTACATTCAAAGGATTCATCGATGAAGTGATGATCTTCGACCACGCCTTGAGTGAAAAGAAAATTCAGGCCCTCTACGAGGCCGGCAAACCTTGA
- a CDS encoding sigma-70 family RNA polymerase sigma factor encodes METPPQEYAQRITESQQKLFGYIYSLLGRHAQTWDVLQETNLVLWRKQHDFQAGTNFDAWAFSIARFQVLAYLRDQKRDPLDVMTPELVEAFAGEAEEEALQLDHRLDALQFCKSRLQEKSRHLLELYYEKNMRVKDIGICLSSNANATKQALLRVRRKLQQCIETRLENSSL; translated from the coding sequence ATGGAAACTCCCCCCCAGGAATACGCACAGCGGATCACCGAGAGCCAACAAAAGCTCTTCGGCTATATCTACTCCCTGCTTGGGCGCCACGCGCAAACTTGGGATGTGCTTCAGGAAACCAACCTGGTGCTCTGGCGTAAACAACACGATTTTCAGGCTGGGACGAACTTCGATGCCTGGGCCTTCAGTATTGCCCGTTTCCAAGTGCTCGCCTATCTGCGCGACCAAAAACGGGACCCTCTCGATGTCATGACCCCCGAATTAGTCGAAGCCTTCGCCGGTGAAGCGGAAGAAGAAGCCTTGCAATTGGACCACCGATTGGACGCCCTGCAATTCTGTAAATCGCGGCTCCAGGAAAAAAGTCGGCATTTGCTCGAGCTCTATTACGAAAAAAACATGCGCGTCAAGGACATCGGCATCTGCCTTTCCTCCAACGCCAATGCCACCAAACAAGCATTGCTTCGCGTCCGCCGAAAACTGCAGCAATGTATCGAAACCCGTCTGGAAAATTCATCCCTATGA
- a CDS encoding metallophosphoesterase, translated as MKRRHFLTLPLKLSSAAVLSGADQLTKSQSAPDLVFGVIADPQYADYPNKGTRSYRDSLRKMKGAMKEFNELSLNFVVTLGDVIDRDMKSFAPMLALYQQFKAPCRFVLGNHDFSVQDDEKSGVMKTLSMKQAYFSEEMGNWRMIYLDGTEVSTFRYPKDDPRTLQAERLLETLKKKGVKQALPWNGAIGKEQLAWLKRELEASKTKRQRVILFNHFPVCPGGGAHHLWNADEVTDVIATYPNVVAYMNGHNHRGHYRMHDGCHFLNLKGMVETNHHNAFALVRCYADRIEVDGFESEPDRHLALV; from the coding sequence ATGAAGCGTCGCCATTTTCTTACCCTGCCTCTGAAGCTGTCTTCAGCCGCTGTCTTATCTGGAGCCGATCAATTGACCAAGAGTCAGTCGGCTCCGGATCTTGTTTTTGGAGTGATTGCAGATCCGCAGTATGCTGATTACCCGAATAAAGGAACGCGCAGCTACCGAGACAGCTTGCGAAAAATGAAGGGTGCGATGAAGGAGTTTAATGAGTTGTCATTGAACTTTGTGGTGACTCTGGGGGATGTGATCGACCGCGATATGAAGAGTTTTGCTCCTATGCTCGCTTTGTATCAGCAGTTCAAAGCGCCATGTCGGTTTGTGTTGGGGAATCATGATTTTTCGGTTCAGGATGATGAAAAGTCAGGCGTGATGAAGACCCTCAGCATGAAGCAGGCTTACTTCTCTGAGGAGATGGGGAATTGGCGGATGATCTATCTGGACGGAACCGAGGTGAGTACCTTCCGTTACCCCAAAGATGACCCGCGGACCTTGCAAGCCGAGCGTTTACTGGAGACTTTAAAAAAGAAGGGTGTGAAGCAAGCGCTTCCTTGGAACGGTGCGATAGGTAAGGAACAATTAGCCTGGTTGAAGCGGGAGCTGGAGGCTTCCAAGACAAAGCGGCAGCGGGTGATTCTTTTTAATCACTTTCCGGTTTGCCCAGGTGGCGGCGCGCATCACCTCTGGAATGCCGATGAAGTCACGGATGTGATTGCGACATACCCGAATGTGGTTGCCTACATGAACGGGCATAACCACCGGGGTCATTACCGTATGCACGATGGCTGCCATTTCCTCAATCTCAAGGGTATGGTTGAAACCAACCATCATAACGCATTTGCGCTGGTTCGTTGTTATGCTGACCGGATTGAGGTGGACGGCTTTGAGAGTGAGCCGGATCGGCACCTTGCTTTGGTTTGA
- a CDS encoding glycoside hydrolase family 18 protein: MPLLRLTLLIGTCLTLIILPGLRAAPQMEVIGYLPEYRVATIQPSQVKGVTTLIYFGIEPQADGEIPANTIKPETLKKLKSLQKSAQCQLLLCAGGWKRSKNFPVLAANPIAKKKFIQGLVQFCQTHGFNGIDYDWEHPKGKKEMADYQALLRDTAKVFHTNNLKVTIAQASWQNIEKQGYAAVDRVHLMSYDHAYPQATIEKSTADVQRLIQWGCPPNKIALGVPFYGRNQKRDAKAYSQLIQHQAATSDTVDGFAINSPATMRLKVRYARKQQLAGIMIWELGQDSTKAETSLLQAILDQK, from the coding sequence ATGCCATTGCTTCGCCTCACCCTACTGATTGGTACCTGCCTGACTCTCATCATCCTACCCGGACTACGGGCGGCCCCCCAAATGGAAGTCATCGGCTACCTCCCGGAATACCGGGTTGCCACAATCCAACCCAGCCAAGTCAAAGGCGTCACCACCTTGATCTATTTTGGCATTGAACCTCAGGCTGATGGAGAAATACCCGCGAACACCATCAAACCAGAAACTCTCAAAAAATTAAAATCCTTACAGAAATCGGCCCAATGCCAATTGCTTCTCTGTGCAGGAGGATGGAAGCGCTCAAAAAACTTTCCAGTGCTCGCCGCCAACCCAATCGCCAAAAAGAAGTTTATCCAAGGGCTGGTCCAATTCTGCCAAACGCATGGCTTCAACGGTATCGACTACGATTGGGAACACCCCAAAGGAAAAAAAGAAATGGCTGACTACCAAGCGCTGCTGCGCGATACCGCCAAAGTCTTTCATACCAACAACTTGAAGGTCACCATCGCCCAGGCATCCTGGCAAAACATTGAAAAACAAGGCTACGCCGCCGTCGACCGCGTGCATCTCATGTCTTACGACCATGCCTACCCGCAGGCAACGATCGAAAAATCGACCGCCGATGTGCAGCGTCTCATCCAGTGGGGGTGCCCACCGAATAAAATCGCCCTCGGTGTACCCTTTTACGGACGCAATCAAAAGCGCGATGCCAAAGCCTACTCCCAGCTTATTCAACATCAAGCAGCCACATCCGACACCGTCGATGGCTTTGCCATCAACTCCCCCGCCACGATGCGACTCAAAGTTCGCTACGCCCGAAAGCAGCAACTCGCCGGCATCATGATCTGGGAGCTCGGTCAGGATTCAACAAAGGCGGAAACATCACTGCTGCAAGCTATTCTTGATCAAAAATAA